The following are from one region of the Lytechinus pictus isolate F3 Inbred chromosome 4, Lp3.0, whole genome shotgun sequence genome:
- the LOC129258355 gene encoding bis(5'-adenosyl)-triphosphatase enpp4-like, translating into MTTLKAAVLSAVLAAFWWETTGAPTAASASKPLVLIVSFDGFRWDYLTKVDTPNFDELVASGVKAKYIKDVFITKTFPNHFTLVTGLYEESHGVTGNRMFDPAFNQSFEMTSTDPKWWNGGEPVWIANQKQGGKSSVVLWPSGNVNFSGILPDFYFPVYNVSIPFRKRIDVMVDNFVNDQVNFGALYFHEPDHSGHLFGPDSQEILPILKMCDETAGYLVRRLKESGLYDRIHVIITSDHGMTTISPDRVLVVESFVDPNILPYFTTNNNPIMSIWPENDEDTEAIYDGFHGKSQHMTAYLKEDIPSRYHYSDNRRISPILLVAKEGWQIMSNRTGYISTHLGTHGYNNDLMSMHPFFIAHGPAFKKGFVAEPFSSTNVYTLMCHLLGINPSPNNGSWENVQSLLEPKPTPTPSGVSTHEAGGDLHTGGGGSSGGRGGISKFTIFGK; encoded by the exons ATGACAACTTTAAAAGCAGCCGTTCTTTCCGCAGTCCTGGCCGCCTTTTGGTGGGAGACCACCGGGGCGCCGACCGCAGCCAGTGCCTCAAAGCCCCTTGTATTGATCGTGTCTTTCGACGGCTTCCGCTGGGATTATCTCACCAAAGTGGACACTCCAAACTTTGACGAACTTGTTGCTTCAGGGGTGAAagcaaaatatatcaaagatgTGTTTATTACCAAGACGTTTCCAAATCATTTTACCTTGGTAACGGGACTATATGAAGAGTCCCACGGAGTGACTGGAAATAGAATGTTTGATCCAGCTTTCAACCAGTCATTTGAAATGACAAGCACGGACCCCAAGTGGTGGAACGGAGGCGAGCCAGTTTGGATCGCAAACCAAAAACAAGGAGGCAAAAGTTCCGTTGTGTTATGGCCCAGCGGGAACGTCAACTTCAGTGGGATTTTACCCGATTTTTATTTCCCAGTGTACAACGTTAGCATTCCATTCCGCAAACGCATTGACGTGATGGTGGACAACTTTGTGAACGACCAAGTGAATTTTGGAGCTCTGTATTTCCATGAACCTGATCATTCTGGCCACCTGTTTGGGCCTGATTCTCAAGAGATTTTGCCCATACTCAAGATGTGTGATGAGACGGCAGGTTATCTTGTTCGTCGACTGAAAGAGAGCGGTTTGTATGATCGGATCcatgtcatcataacttcggACCATGGGATGACAACGATAAGTCCGGACAGAGTTCTTGTGGTCGAAAGCTTTGTGGACCCTAATATCCTACCGTATTTCACCACCAATAACAATCCAATCATGAGTATTTGGCCAGAAAATG ATGAAGATACTGAAGCGATCTATGATGGATTCCATGGCAAGAGCCAACACATGACAGCCTACCTGAAAGAAGACATCCCTTCAAGGTATCATTACAGCGACAATCGTCGCATCTCACCCATTCTGTTGGTTGCCAAAGAGGGCTGGCAGATCATGAGCAACAGAACAGGGTACATATCAA CGCATCTAGGGACACACGGCTACAACAACGACCTCATGTCGATGCACCCGTTTTTCATCGCCCATGGCCCCGCATTCAAGAAGGGCTTTGTCGCTGAGCCTTTCAGCAGCACCAACGTCTATACCCTCATGTGTCATCTTCTGGGCATCAACCCCTCACCAAACAACGGCAGCTGGGAGAATGTCCAATCGCTGTTGGAGCCCAAGCCAACGCCCACTCCAAGTGGTGTCTCCACACATGAAGCTGGTGGTGATTTGCATACTGGAGGGGGCGGGAGCAGCGGTGGAAGAGGGGGCATATCAAAGTTTACCATATTTGGTAAgtga